TCTGATCATTCTGTGTATCGTGAGTTGCATTTTCAACCAACTTTGGACGAAAAGACATTTTCAAACGGACTGGTACTTAGGCATCGGCAGTAAGTATCGCTTATCTATCGCGCGGGTCGTTTGAAATAGATTAGCATGATGGGGGGGGGACCTGCCATCCTGCGTCACGTTGCGGGAACAGTGTGGAGCCCGTATTGTGCGTTACACACCGTGACCTACTTGAGGTGGTTTAAGTGTATTGTCgcgtttcatgaatctttggttGAGATTCATTCGTATGAATCTTCAGCGAAGAGTGATTCGAATCTCTAACCGACCCCTCAAaggttcatgaatctcaaaagattcatgaatctcgaaagattcataaatctctaatgactcatgaatcttcaatgataaaattattaaaattcatGAATGAACCTATCAATCTTAGGAGATGAATCccttgagattcatgaatctttcgagatatATGAATCTTTTGACGTTCATAAATCTATCAAGATTCATGTGTCTTGCgagattcattaatctttggagattcataATACATAATAATTCAATGTTCCTTCAGTGGACAAATTTTCGATTTTCGTCATCGTGCGGTCATTGGAAACCGCCTCAACGCGTTCGCGATGTCGAATCCGAGCAATGTTTGACAACTCTCACTaatttttaaccatttctttcgcgatgcAGGCTACTACTTAAGTGTCCACCAGTATGTATTCTAAACTATTTCCTggtgcgcgcgcgtttgttGCGCCTTGTAGGGTTGTCATCTTTACCGTTTAACATGTACAAAGCACGCCAAAGGGGGCAAAACACACGCGAAGAGGtcgcgtatgtgtgtattggattagcagaagcagaaaatgAGGAACAAAATGCTCCAATGCAACGCTTTGAAGGGCAAATGCCATGACAATATGTTTGTCATCATCATCTCTCAtacctgtttttttcctccacgTTGCTTTTCTTTCAGATCTTTTGAACAAAAACTTCGCCTACAATCTGCTTACGTTTATTATTCTGTACAACAATTTGATTCCCATATCGCTGCAAGTTACGTTAGAGCTGGTACGGTTTCTTCAGGTAAGCATCCAACCAACCCACTCCCCTTGTCGGGGGAGCCACGTGTAAAGGGTGAGAGCACCGGCAAACGTGACCGGGATTACCTGAACCTATCGATAGGTTTCGCCCACCGCACCGCTGGTCACCTGATTGCTTATTCTTTCTTGCTTGCTCTTCTCCTCCCCACCACCGCGCGCAGGCAATCTTCATCAACATGGACATCGATATGTACCACGCGGAATCGGACACACCGGCAATGGCGCGCACCTCCAACCTGAACGAGGAGCTCGGCATGGTGAAGTACGTGTTCTCGGACAAAACTGGCACGCTGACGCGGAACGTGATGGAGTTTAAGAAGTGCAGTGTGGCGGGCTCGATATACTCGATCGAGGACACGCCAGCCCAGTCGCGATTGGTACAGGTAAAGGTTACGGGCATACAACCCGGGTGGGGGGAGTTACACTCATTCAGCTCAAGAGAGAGGAGTATGCTGGTGTGTTGGTGGACGCTCGTAATGAATATTTGATGGCCATATTCCACAACtggcacacacatacgctccTCTTTTTCTCTGCCGGTGGGTGTCATTCAAGTGGGAAATCGTTTTTCCATATCATTAGCAATTCGAAACCCTTGTTGAGGGAGAGGATTTGAAATGATACAAAGCAAAAATGAAACGACATGCTTACGCGTGACTGCGGAACAACTGCCCGGCTATTAAAATTAGCTTGTTTCCTTTAACATCGTACTGCAAAAACCAATTTTCCTAGTAAGAGCACATCATTATTACCATCGAACTAAGGTGATGTTTTATGGACGCGTTGATGAGAGTTGCATGCAAAATTAGCGCTGTCCGTCCGTCCATGTCAATCCTGtatgaataaaacaattctCAATTTACAAAATCCTTTCCGCTTTCGCAGAATTCCGCTCGAAATTAATGTATACATTTGCATAGACACATGAAACTCTTCTGGTTCGTGGTAGAAGCAATAGTCTTTTGCAAAGAGCTTCGACCTCCTACCATGTCATCCTCAATAAAAACGTCCACACCCGGCAAGTCATCCGGACGATATCGATCAATTTTTATTATGATGTGGTAATTCGAATGGCCAATCGAGCTAGTTGAACGATTATGCAGCGTAGCGCAGCGCTACTATCCTATacggtgtgcgtgttgtgACGACCATGGCTGAATTGTTCACAGGCTGAATTGTTTGTACCTTTTTTCTTCACTAACGCATCAATTCCCCGGCAATAACGCGTCCCTAGAGGATGGGGGGCCGGAACAACGTCATCACTCTTCTGCTTTGTGCATTCCCAAAACGGGTCAATGTTTTATTATAGcaatgttgtgtgtgtgtgtgcggaaagCATTAGTCGCGTTCGTGTCCCGCATCCCGCATGAACGTGTTCCCATTTGGCGCTGACAGATATATCCGGTACACGCGGTACACAAGCATATATGTTATGTGCTAAAGTACTACCGGCGGGGTCTTTCCCTTCGCGCGTGAGGAAGTGATTataaatttcatttctatttgcGCGATTCATATGGGGGTGGAGGGGCTGTCCGAATGTTGAGCGTTGGGGTTATTGTAGTCGGCAGCCCCATCGTACGGCGGGACTGTCCCTTTTTTGGTACGCTGGCATTTGCATTTGTCTGCAGTGCGAGGTGTCACCGGTTAAATCGAAGCACCGGAAGTCTTATGGGGGGGACTGGTATTATGTCTTTTTGAACGCACGTCTTAAAATCGACGAAATGTAAGATCAAATaaaattacagggtttcttaCTTAACTTCGCAAGTGTAGTAACGTTTAAGGCCAGACACACCGAAAAAACCACGAAACCACGTGACAAAAAATGCCAGAAGAAATGTAACGCATTGTAACGcttcttttttcaatttatcgaTTTGGGTCCACCTGTCGCGAGCAAAATCTCTTCAAGCAAATAAACAATCTAACAgtaaccaacattttaattcgaatatagttttaattaaatataacGCCTTGTAACGCTTCTTTTTGTTGATGCGATCGATCAATACGAAACGTTGCGAGAGTTTTGTTAACCAAACTTagtattttgttgttattaaTCGCTAAGACTagcatttctattttttttttttttgtaattttgtttTCGGTATTTTGGGCAGTGCCTTAAACAATTCTAATAAGAAAAATAGGAACGAAATTATGttcaatttttattcaattttttgtttgtactgCAGAAGAAACCTAACAACAAGTGGACCGAAATCAATCGACCAAAAAAAGGAGCGTTACGATGCGTTatatttcgtttttcgttacattaattttttttttcgttacattatttttttggtgcgtctGGCAGCTATTGAATGTATTTTGTTGCGCTTTTGTACACTTCATTTGTGGCCGCAcggttacgcgtaacgctaaTGTTACGCAGAGGATTGTTCTTACTGTTGTTTTGGCATATGCTGTGGCTTATGCGTTACTCTTGCGATATCAACtaagaaaccctgtattggtATTATTCTTAGGCTAGTATACTCTGatgaattaaatataaaatttgaGAATCATAGCGTCCGTTTACGAAAGACAACAATTGAGTGGGACAAAACTAATCATTTCCAATCACTATCCGTTCGCATCTATTCCAGAACATCCTCAACAACCATCGCACGGCGCCTACATTGCGCGAATTTCTCACGCTGATGGCGATCTGTCATACGGTCATCCCGGAGAAGCAGCCGGGCGACAGCATGAACGATATCCAGTATCACGCCGCCAGCCCGGACGAGCGGGCCCTGGTGTATGGGGCGAAGAAGTTCGGCTACGTGTTTTACACCCGCACGCCAACGTACGTCGAGATCGAGGCGCTCGGCGTGCAGGAACGGTTCGAGATACTTAACGTGCTGGAGTTCACCTCCACCCGCAAGCGCATGTCGGTGATCGCGCGCAACTCGAAGAGCGAAATCAAGCTGTACTGCAAGGGTGCGGATACGGTCATCTACGAGCGGCTCGCACCGGAGGGTGTCGCGTACCGCGAGTCCACCCTGAGCCACCTGGAGGAGTTCGCGACGGAGGGGCTGCGCACGCTCTGCTGTGCCGTGTCCGACATCCCGGACGATGTGTACGAAGACTGGAAGCATACGTACCACAAAGCGTCCACCTCGCTGCAGTACCGCGAGCAGAAGGTGGAAGATGCGGCCAACCTGATCGAAACGAACCTGCGCCTGCTCGGTGCGACGGCGATCGAGGATAAGCTGCAGGACGGTGTGCCCGAAACGATAGCGTCGCTGCTGGAAGCGAAGATCAACGTGTGGGTGCTTACCGGCGACAAGCAGGAGACGGCCATCAACATCGGCTACTCCTGCCAGCTGCTGTCCCATTCGATGGATTTGATATTACTAAATCAGGATTGTTTGGATGTACGTAACGATGCGGTGGTGGACCAGCTTTAACGATAGTGAATGTTTGTACGATTCATTTTGATTCCTTTTTCCACGCAGAACACGCGCAGCTGCATACTGGAGCACACCTCCAATGGACGGTTTGATAATATGGGCCGCAAGGATGCCGCACTGATCGTGGACGGCAAAACGCTTAAGTACGCGCTCAGCTGCGATTTGCGGCGCGAATTTCTGGACCTGTGCATCTCGTGCAAGGTCGTGATCTGTTGCCGCGTGTCGCCCATCCAGAAGGCGGAAATGGTGGACCTGGTGACGATCAGCACAAAATCGGTCACGTTAGCGATCGGGGACGGTGCGAACGATGTGGCCATGATACAGAAGGCGAACGTGGGCGTCGGCATCTCCGGTGTGGAAGGTTTGCAGGCGGCCTGCGCGTCCGACTATTCCATTGCGCAGGTATGCATCGTTGCGATCACTGTTCAACGCAAACATTAGCACGTGCTAACACCGATCGTTGCATTGTCCTTACAGTTCAGCTACCTGCgaaagctgctgctggtgcatgGGGCCTGGAACTACAGCCGTATGTGCAAGCTGATCCTGTACAGCTTCTACAAAAACATCTGCCTATACGTGATAGAGCTTTGGTTCGCGATGTATTCTGGATGGTTAGTATTTTACATTGCCTTGTTGGTGTTGGCAAGAGGAGCAAGTAatgatttccatttttttatcactttAGGTCCGGTCAAATATTGTTCGAACGATGGACAATCGGTTTATACAACGTGTTTTTTACGGCGCTACCACCCTTCGCTATGGGACTGTTCGATAAAGTGACATCGGCGGAACAGATGCTAAAGTAGGTGCAAATGGGTTTTACTTTTGTCAAGCGTAACTCCGCACAAACCGTACCATTCTCGTCCTTTGCAGAGAACCAAGACTTTACGCGCCGTCGCAAAATGCCAAACTGTTCAACGTCAAAGTGTTTTGGCGCTGTATCATTAACGCGCTGTTCCATTCGATGATACTGTTTTGGTTGTCGTACAAGATCTACGAAAAGGATGTCATCTGGAAGAACGGACGCGATGGTGGATATTTAGTGTTAGGCAACATAGTTTACACGGTGAGTTATAGCATAGCTCAGCAGACGGGATAATGTTGAGGTGAAGTTGAGAAACAAACCGCTCTAACCATTGTTCTTATCATTCCCCATTTTTGCAGTACGTAGTCGTGACGGTGTGCTTGAAGGCGGGTCTTCTTACCAACTCGTGGACCTGGTTGACCCATTGTTCCATTTGGGGCTCGATACTGCTttggtttatatttatattcattTACAGGTACGGTTTCAATCAGTTTTACCCGTAATGGAACAAATCACCATTTTAAACTACTTGTAAATAcaatttccattttgtttttgcaaatttACAGCAACATTTGGCCAGCATTACCAGTGGGTGCGGTTTTCACCGGCATGGACGATATGGTCTTTACGACGCCAGTGTTCTGGGCTGGACTACTGTTAATTCCACTATCCGCACTGCTTTTCGACGTGTCTTGGAACGCGTAAGTTTCTATTAGCGAaagcattacagggttttccgagtcactttcgaatgtgcacatcattGCAGGGTTCTCCAGTTCCAATCTCCAATGTGCACAGCATTACAGGGTTGCCCCCGTTAGTTTCGAAAgaaaacattgttattcaccgcgtgcaaaatgctattccacatcgatctggcatttcatttccatcataataatttataatttcttcagtatgattttcaacgcTTTAACGGGTTGCTGCCATCGTTTTTTCACCGGGTTATATAGCCGGATCGCATCACCCGTTGACAATTGaacgttgaaaatcatgctgaagaaattttaaataattatgatggaaatgtcatgtcagatcgatgtggaatGACAGTTCATACGCGGCGAATAACAATgattacattcgaaactgacttggaaaacccggTATCCATCGCTAGCAAGACGTTTTTTATCAGCTGTcatgtgttttatttgcatcacaactgaatatttatttgcatatttgcatcacaatgaAATTTCAATTCTTTCATATGATTTTTAACACATCACTACAAACTGTTAAACTCAGTACAgcttgtgatgtgttgaaaatcttgTGAATAAAGCTGAAAAAGTGGGTAATACaattacaaaatttgacagcacttgaaaaacatctcgcaagcaatgaaaaatgttgtgaAAATTGGACATTatcttggaaaaccctgtatcgtAATAGTATTCTTCGGTCCGCTATGTATTTGATTGAATTTCCTCGTTGCACTTTAAATAGCGCTAACGTTCGATTCTTACCATCCCTTACCCCGCACAGGTACAGAAACTCTAGAAAGGATAATATACTAACACCACCACTGAAGGAATCCAGATCTTCGTAAGTATTCTTACGAGCTACTAAGCAAAACCCACCCAGTACAGTACCAATCAAAAACCAtgccaaaaaaacgaaatatcATCCCTCCCGTTCTTTTCCCGTTTGCTGTCGTGTTTCTCTTTTGCCCACTATTTACTGTGTCTCTGTGTCCTTTTTCACCATATGACTGTTTTTtcatgctttttttattttaacaccgGTTGGGTTCGAATCGTTCGAACTCATCGCCTGTATGTTTTGTCCACTAACAAATTCCGCAAATCCGTTCCCCCGATTGCTTCTACTGTTTCATCTTCCACCAATCACTTCCCTACTTCCTTCCCCTTAACGTGGATGTTGTTGGTTTCTCGAGAGTGTTTTCCTTGGCGTTTTGTTTATGTTACCATACTACGATGAAATTGTGATTTGAGTTGATAAAAGAAGAATGGAATAAACCGACTTAACATCAGTAAAGCTTCACATGTTTTGTTGCTGATAGTAACTACTAGttactgtttgtttgttttttctaaGCTTTTCAAGTGTAATATGTTGtttatcttatttttattttgtacatGAGTACTATGTAGtatttttaactttttcaATCTCATTCTGTACTTTTCTACTTGATTGCTGTAGACATAGTTGAAGAAATAATATGTAATGCATCGATTAGTATACTAGTAAAttgttttccccccttttctATGTAGAGCATTTTGTTGCCTAAGATGATATGTGATTCCATTTTCCtcattttcctttcccatCCACTCCTATCCACTTTTATCGACTAATACGAGCTTGATCTGCGCCTTAACAATGCTTTGGTGTCATGCCATTTTCAACCTAGCGTTTACATACatgttttttagttttgtaacattgtttgatgcttttgtatgtttgttgtgTCCTAATTCCAGTTTAGAATGAGCCTGAAgggttttggtttgatttgtgtcTAACCTCTATACGATACCATGTGTTCGTATTATCGTATGTAAACTCGTGTATCTGTGCgtcatgtgtgtatgtgtgtttgtttgttcttagTAAACCGTTTGACAAACTAGAGCAATAGTATTACCCGGTAATCATGAACATTTATCACAATCAAACGATAAGAAACTCACGTAGAATTAGATGATTATTATTTACTTTTGTCTACACATTAATGGAATTGATATTGCAATCACGCATGGtgatatgtattttttcttccctcttctAATTGATGGTCATTATTTGATCAGGTTTAACTCTCCCTCAACACAAATATGATTAATAAATCACACTAGATGAAATTACTTTCGTATCAATCATTTAATGTATCGGttacacacttatcaaaacaTCCTtgaacacactcacatacattAACTGGCACGCACAAATACACAGTTTTTATATGAACTGGCACAAACTCATACAGAGTGTAGTAAAATAACTAAGAACATTTTCTGCTAAATACTTTGCTGAGAACAATGATAGAAAATACATGGTAGCAATAAATTTGGTGTATCGAAAGTACTAAATGAATACTCAAACAGCCAAAGTATCGTTATATCGAATGCTATTGAATTCCTTGCTGTTAGTTGTTCATGAGTATTGTTAATTATacgtttcaaaaatattgtctatttttatttaaatgcgTTTACGTACATTTTCTGTGGTATTAGTGTACACGTTACCAACGTTGGTTTATTGATCAATTTTAGTTatggaaaacaaacagaacataaacaaaaattacattttttttctacaatacACTCTACATAGCCATACAAAACGAACGTAGAACAGGGAATAATagttataatataatataagaTATGGTGTATGTTTTTTCATGTGACTTACAATAATGATGGTTTTAGCATTAGCCAAATAAATACTTTACAAGtagctatttttaaaaaatagtgGTAAAGGGATAGATATATGATAGAACAGTgtaataattatcattctgAGCGGGATGCGCGACAGCTTTCTCCTTTCTTGCGTACAATGCAATGTcctttaataatattttattaaaaaaaaagaatataatTAACTatttttctcaaaatattattgattgtAACGCGCAATGTAAACACTATTTTAACAccatattttgtattttgccCCCCTTCCTTTCCCCCCTACATACCCCCCTTCAACACCTGACCACCGTCCCTTCTCTctttccatctctctctctctcttttgcacaCCTGTGTAGAAGCTTGTCGAAGATACTCTCCTGGCGTAGGCGTAACT
This genomic interval from Anopheles merus strain MAF chromosome 3L, AmerM5.1, whole genome shotgun sequence contains the following:
- the LOC121600020 gene encoding probable phospholipid-transporting ATPase IA isoform X6, giving the protein MRKSPNSLSPIAILPNTPPPARIFAQPETPTTPLTDGAHSPTEPHGGRPVVVELPTPLARPSSIRSGSGSGPQLRFSSLLDPGDITPITSPLPSVTSGMADGSIYTIFGGEGSSVGRRRSSQLLPNSASNGSATSATPASAGAGLLPTATTNGSAVNCSSISTSLSQPAPATSVSASQANSASAKSRSRRSSELSQQNSMKSHASAGSSSRKRSSQAHLELNGPPVRDRPRCLKSSFLRRKCKEYADDDDATTSGITLDDSDKRVIRLNEPQVQKYCNNHISTAKYSVLSFLPSFLFEQFRRYSNCFFLLIALLQQIPDVSPTGRYTTLVPLMFILAVSAIKEIVEDIKRHRADDEINHRLIEVLQNGQWHTIKWQELSVGDIVKVLNNTFFPADLVLLSSSEPQGMSFIETSNLDGETNLKIRQGVPTTSRILETKDFSQFRGTLESEPPNRHLYEFNGVLKEHDKQAVGLGPDQLLLRGAMLRNTAWIFGIVIYTGHDTKLMRNSTSAPLKRSTVDRLTNTQILMLFIILIILCIVSCIFNQLWTKRHFQTDWYLGIGNLLNKNFAYNLLTFIILYNNLIPISLQVTLELVRFLQAIFINMDIDMYHAESDTPAMARTSNLNEELGMVKYVFSDKTGTLTRNVMEFKKCSVAGSIYSIEDTPAQSRLVQNILNNHRTAPTLREFLTLMAICHTVIPEKQPGDSMNDIQYHAASPDERALVYGAKKFGYVFYTRTPTYVEIEALGVQERFEILNVLEFTSTRKRMSVIARNSKSEIKLYCKGADTVIYERLAPEGVAYRESTLSHLEEFATEGLRTLCCAVSDIPDDVYEDWKHTYHKASTSLQYREQKVEDAANLIETNLRLLGATAIEDKLQDGVPETIASLLEAKINVWVLTGDKQETAINIGYSCQLLSHSMDLILLNQDCLDNTRSCILEHTSNGRFDNMGRKDAALIVDGKTLKYALSCDLRREFLDLCISCKVVICCRVSPIQKAEMVDLVTISTKSVTLAIGDGANDVAMIQKANVGVGISGVEGLQAACASDYSIAQFSYLRKLLLVHGAWNYSRMCKLILYSFYKNICLYVIELWFAMYSGWSGQILFERWTIGLYNVFFTALPPFAMGLFDKVTSAEQMLKEPRLYAPSQNAKLFNVKVFWRCIINALFHSMILFWLSYKIYEKDVIWKNGRDGGYLVLGNIVYTYVVVTVCLKAGLLTNSWTWLTHCSIWGSILLWFIFIFIYSNIWPALPVGAVFTGMDDMVFTTPVFWAGLLLIPLSALLFDVSWNAYRNSRKDNILTPPLKESRSSETEAYHMVSPRSRSERYEELA
- the LOC121600020 gene encoding probable phospholipid-transporting ATPase IA isoform X7, producing MRKSPNSLSPIAILPNTPPPARIFAQPETPTTPLTDGAHSPTEPHGGRPVVVELPTPLARPSSIRSGSGSGPQLRFSSLLDPGDITPITSPLPSVTSGMADGSIYTIFGGEGSSVGRRRSSQLLPNSASNGSATSATPASAGAGLLPTATTNGSAVNCSSISTSLSQPAPATSVSASQANSASAKSRSRRSSELSQQNSMKSHASAGSSSRKRSSQAHLELNGPPVRDRPRCLKSSFLRRKCKEYADDDDATTSGITLDDSDKRVIRLNEPQVQKYCNNHISTAKYSVLSFLPSFLFEQFRRYSNCFFLLIALLQQIPDVSPTGRYTTLVPLMFILAVSAIKEIVEDIKRHRADDEINHRLIEVLQNGQWHTIKWQELSVGDIVKVLNNTFFPADLVLLSSSEPQGMSFIETSNLDGETNLKIRQGVPTTSRILETKDFSQFRGTLESEPPNRHLYEFNGVLKEHDKQAVGLGPDQLLLRGAMLRNTAWIFGIVIYTGHDTKLMRNSTSAPLKRSTVDRLTNTQILMLFIILIILCIVSCIFNQLWTKRHFQTDWYLGIGNLLNKNFAYNLLTFIILYNNLIPISLQVTLELVRFLQAIFINMDIDMYHAESDTPAMARTSNLNEELGMVKYVFSDKTGTLTRNVMEFKKCSVAGSIYSIEDTPAQSRLVQNILNNHRTAPTLREFLTLMAICHTVIPEKQPGDSMNDIQYHAASPDERALVYGAKKFGYVFYTRTPTYVEIEALGVQERFEILNVLEFTSTRKRMSVIARNSKSEIKLYCKGADTVIYERLAPEGVAYRESTLSHLEEFATEGLRTLCCAVSDIPDDVYEDWKHTYHKASTSLQYREQKVEDAANLIETNLRLLGATAIEDKLQDGVPETIASLLEAKINVWVLTGDKQETAINIGYSCQLLSHSMDLILLNQDCLDNTRSCILEHTSNGRFDNMGRKDAALIVDGKTLKYALSCDLRREFLDLCISCKVVICCRVSPIQKAEMVDLVTISTKSVTLAIGDGANDVAMIQKANVGVGISGVEGLQAACASDYSIAQFSYLRKLLLVHGAWNYSRMCKLILYSFYKNICLYVIELWFAMYSGWSGQILFERWTIGLYNVFFTALPPFAMGLFDKVTSAEQMLKEPRLYAPSQNAKLFNVKVFWRCIINALFHSMILFWLSYKIYEKDVIWKNGRDGGYLVLGNIVYTYVVVTVCLKAGLLTNSWTWLTHCSIWGSILLWFIFIFIYSNIWPALPVGAVFTGMDDMVFTTPVFWAGLLLIPLSALLFDVSWNAYRNSRKDNILTPPLKESRSS